A stretch of the Musa acuminata AAA Group cultivar baxijiao chromosome BXJ2-7, Cavendish_Baxijiao_AAA, whole genome shotgun sequence genome encodes the following:
- the LOC103992497 gene encoding 2,3-bisphosphoglycerate-independent phosphoglycerate mutase, which yields MGSSDFSWKLADHPKLPKGKTVAVVVLDGWGEADPDQYNCIHVAQTPTMDSLKKGAPERWRLVRAHGTAVGLPTEDDMGNSEVGHNALGAGRIFAQGAKLVDLALASGKIFEGEGFKYIKECFDKGTLHLIGLLSDGGVHSRLDQLQLLLKGCSENGAKRIRVHILTDGRDVLDGSSVGFVETLENDLAKLREKGIDAQIASGGGRMYVTMDRYENDWGVVKRGWDAQVLGEAPHKFRSAVEAVKKLREAPKANDQYLPPFVIVDESGKAVGPIVDGDAVVTINFRADRMVMIAKALEYADFDKFDRVRFPKIRYAGMLQYDGELKLPSRYLVSPPEIDRTSGEYLVHNGIRTFACSETVKFGHVTFFWNGNRSGYFNPSMEEYVEIPSDSGITFNVQPKMKALEIAEKVRDAILSRKFDQVRVNLPNGDMVGHTGDIEATVVGCKAADEAVKIILDAIEQVGGIYVVTADHGNAEDMVKRNKTGQPQLDKAGKIQILTSHTLQPVPIAIGGPGLASGVRFRKDVPDGGLANVAATVMNLHGFEAPTDYEPTLVEVVDN from the exons ATGGGTAGCTCGGATTTCTCGTGGAAATTGGCGGATCACCCAAAGCTTCCCAAAGGGAAGACGGTGGCCGTTGTGGTTTTGGATGGATGGGGTGAGGCGGACCCTGACCAGTATAACTGCATTCATGTTGCCCAGACTCCCACCATGGATTCGCTTAAGAAG GGTGCCCCAGAGAGGTGGCGACTTGTTAGGGCTCACGGAACAGCTGTGGGCCTTCCTACTGAGGATGACATGGGCAATAGTGAAGTAGGTCACAACGCACTTGGAGCAGGAAGGATTTTTGCTCAAGG TGCTAAGCTGGTGGACCTTGCACTTGCATCTGGAAAAATATTCGAAGGAGAAGGATTTAAGTATATTAAAGAATGCTTTGATAAAGGTACCTTACATCTCATTGGGCTTTTAAGTGATGGAGGTGTACACTCTCGGCTTGATCAGTTGCAG TTGCTTCTGAAAGGGTGTAGCGAGAATGGTGCCAAAAGAATTCGTGTTCATATCCTCACTGATGGCCGTGATGTTTTAGATGGCTCAAGTGTTGGATTTGTGGAAACACTTGAGAATGATCTTGCTAAGCTACGAGAGAAAGGCATTGATGCACAAATTGCATCTGGTGGTGGTCGAATGTATGTTACCATGGACCGCTATGAG AATGACTGGGGCGTCGTTAAACGTGGGTGGGATGCACAAGTTCTTGGTGAAGCACCACACAAGTTTCGAAGTGCTGTCGAAGCTGTGAAAAAACTGAGGGAGGCTCCCAAGGCCAATGATCAGTACTTGCCTCCATTTGTTATAGTTGATGAGAGTGGCAAGGCGGTTGGTCCAATAGTGGATGGCGATGCTGTTGTAACCATCAACTTCCGAGCAGATCGTATGGTTATGATTGCTAAAGCACTAGAATATGCAGACTTTGACAAATTTGATCGTGTTCGCTTCCCAAAGATTCGATATGCTGGAATGCTTCAGTATGATGGTGAACTGAAGCTCCCTAGCCGCTACCTTGTTTCTCCTCCTGAGATAGACAGAACATCAGGCGAATATTTGGTGCACAATGGTATCCGTACTTTTGCATGCAG TGAGACTGTCAAATTTGGTCATGTCACCTTCTTCTGGAATGGAAATCGATCCGGATATTTTAACCCATCCATggaagaatatgttgaaattcctAGTGACTCAGGAATTACATTTAATGTTCAACCCAAGATGAAGGCTCTGGAAATTGCTGAGAAGGTTAGGGATGCTATTCTCAGTCGCAAGTTTGACCag GTTCGTGTGAACCTACCTAATGGAGACATGGTAGGACATACAGGCGATATAGAGGCTACTGTTGTGGGTTGCAAGGCTGCTGATGAAGCTGTTAAG ATCATTTTGGATGCCATAGAGCAAGTTGGTGGCATTTATGTTGTCACCGCAGACCATGGAAATGCTGAAGACATGGTAAAGAGAAACAAAACCGGCCAGCCACAGCTCGACAAAGCTGGGAAGATTCAGATTCTCACTTCTCATACTCTTCAGCCT GTTCCCATTGCCATAGGAGGCCCTGGGCTTGCATCTGGTGTCAGATTCCGCAAGGATGTGCCTGATGGTGGCCTGGCCAACGTCGCTGCCACCGTCATGAATCTTCATGGGTTCGAGGCGCCGACAGACTACGAACCGACCCTCGTTGAAGTTGTTGACAACTAA
- the LOC103992498 gene encoding uncharacterized protein LOC103992498: MASLTPGVLLKLLQSMNSDARVAGEHRSSVLQVTGIVPATSASAEEDLWPSHGFYLQLSDSANSTYVALSDADADVVLSSRPQLGQLVHVDRLQFAYPVPRAIGLRAVPGSRPYPFLGSPDPLVARSSPDHRGFVIQPASPNDAGHPFHFSSSLGSNPSRLEEERRTVFAAKENVVSSGKNHGDAAQKPRRFPSPAAAKLAARKSGPGSGNGTGEQPRDPSPVLKMSSRPSSPASMGRAASRASSPIPSKCEVPSLVAAKEENRRVAREPAIIVPSRYRQPSPVRKAAASPMGRRGSMSPARRPSGGLKVSSPAAGEGGGKKKVGLVVAGISRASDALVSSVKSIRKSWDDPSASAVGSESKEKGGSKSKVDKESILRTQVAISRRLSDAGGLPNSNEEAASNDMPRTSRKMESFSESEKPNSMSPRVTVHARKWTDGSVPFDSVSNNLARLGKEALHRRNSASTAAAEALEVALVTESVVRSLSMFSDLCSASKPGNPVPTIDRFLSVYGYVLRWCGTAESPSAGRKADGPKDAMLWVEAALATDLEVLHLISKETEECLPKPPFPQVDHLPREESPANTWTRGRGVSETVDLAKALRREMQIWFMKFVEEAMDVGFRLLGENADNNKVAAVLSQLKRINDWLDGVMGRTAEAEEALKEKIERLKRKIYGFVITHVGSAFDASLSFATA, translated from the exons ATGGCGTCGCTCACGCCGGGCGTCCTCCTCAAGCTTCTCCAATCGATGAACAGCGACGCCCGGGTCGCCGGCGAGCATCGCTCCTCCGTGCTTCAGGTTACCGGCATCGTCCCTGCCACCTCCGCCTCCGCCGAAGAGGATCTCTGGCCCTCCCATGGCTTCTACCTCCAGCTCTCTGACTCCGCCAACTCCACCTACGTCGCCCTCTCCGACGCTGATGCCGATGTCGTCCTCTCCAGCCGCCCCCAGCTCGGCCAGCTCGTCCACGTCGACCGCCTCCAGTTCGCCTATCCCGTACCCCGCGCCATCGGGCTCCGGGCCGTTCCCGGCTCCCGACCATACCCCTTCCTCGGATCTCCCGACCCCCTCGTAGCCCGCTCTTCCCCCGACCACCGCGGCTTTGTCATCCAACCCGCCTCCCCCAACGATGCCGGCCATCCCTTCCACTTCTCTTCGTCCCTCGGATCCAATCCCTCCCGCCTGGAGGAAGAGAGAAGAACCGTCTTTGCCGCTAAGGAGAACGTGGTCAGCTCCGGCAAGAACCACGGAGATGCTGCCCAAAAGCCGCGGCGGTTCCCATCTCCCGCTGCAGCGAAGCTGGCCGCCAGGAAGAGTGGCCCCGGTAGCGGTAACGGTACAGGGGAGCAGCCGCGTGATCCCTCTCCGGTCCTGAAGATGAGCTCGCGGCCTTCATCTCCTGCATCGATGGGGAGGGCGGCCTCGAGGGCGTCGTCACCCATCCCGTCCAAGTGCGAGGTGCCAAGCCTGGTGGCGGCAAAGGAGGAGAACCGGAGAGTGGCAAGAGAGCCTGCGATCATCGTTCCATCAAGATACCGGCAGCCCTCCCCAGTGCGGAAGGCGGCAGCATCACCGATGGGGAGGAGGGGCTCCATGTCCCCGGCGCGACGGCCGTCTGGTGGGTTGAAGGTATCCTCACCAGCGGCTGGGGAGGGTGGTGGGAAGAAGAAGGTAGGACTGGTGGTTGCAGGGATCTCGAGGGCGTCCGACGCGCTCGTGAGTTCCGTGAAGTCAATCAGGAAGAGCTGGGACGATCCATCGGCAAGCGCGGTTGGTTCTGAGTCCAAAGAGAAGGGAGGATCGAAGAGCAAGGTGGATAAAGAGTCTATCTTGAGAACTCAG GTTGCTATATCAAGGCGATTGAGCGACGCTGGAGgactaccaaacagtaatgaggaGGCAGCTTCCAATGATATGCCAAGAACGAGTAGAAAGATGGAATCCTTCTCCGAGTCAGAGAAACCAAACAGCATGTCCCCGAGAGTTACTGTTCATGCCAGGAAGTGGACTGATGGCAGCGTCCCGTTCGACTCTGTCTCTAATAACCTTGCGAGGCTGGGGAAG GAGGCACTTCACAGAAGAAACAGCGCCTCCACAGCTGCAGCTGAGGCTCTGGAAGTAGCCCTGGTCACTGAATCTGTTGTCAGGAGTCTAAG CATGTTTTCTGATCTCTGTTCGGCATCCAAGCCCGGCAACCCCGTGCCAACAATCGATCGATTCCTATCGGTCTACGGCTATGTCTTAAGGTGGTGTGGTACTGCCGAGTCTCCGTCTGCTGGCCGCAAAGCAGATGGGCCGAAGGATGCGATGCTATGGGTTGAGGCGGCATTGGCCACCGACCTTGAAGTTCTTCATCTAATAAGCAAGGAGACAGAGGAGTGCCTACCAAAACCGCCATTTCCCCAAGTGGATCATCTTCCAAGAGAAGAAAGCCCAGCAAACACCTGGACGAGAGGCCGCGGAGTGAGTGAAACAGTGGATCTGGCTAAAGCTCTTAGACGCGAAATGCAGATTTGGTTCATGAAGTTTGTGGAGGAAGCAATGGATGTGGGTTTCCGTTTACTTGGCGAGAACGCAGACAACAACAAGGTTGCAGCAGTTCTGTCACAGCTGAAGCGGATCAACGACTGGTTGGATGGGGTGATGGGGAGgacggcggaggcggaggaggcaCTGAAGGAGAAGATCGAGCGGCTGAAGCGCAAGATATATGGgtttgtcatcactcatgtgggaTCTGCGTTTGATGCTTCACTTTCATTTGCAACGGCTTAA